The DNA segment TAAGGCATCAAACGTTTTTTTCACGGTAGAACCTACCGGCATATATTCTTTTTCTTGCAAAACCCGCAACATCTTTGCCTGCATCGCCGGCGGCAGCGTTGTTATTTCATCGAGAAACAGGGTACCGCCGTTGGCCGCGGCTAATAGGCCTTCCTGGTTTGAGTCTGCCCCGGTAAAAGCGCCTTTAACATGACCAAACAACTGCGATTCAATGAGCTGCTCATTAAAATTGGCGCAATTAACAGCAATAAAAGGGCCTGATGCCACCGGGCTCTCATTATGCAGCGCTTGGGCAAACAGCTCTTTACCGGCACCGGTTTCACCGTATAAGTACACCGAGGCACCACTGCCTGCGGCCCGCCTAACCTTGGAAAATAATTTATTCAATGCCTCATTGGCAGACAATAAGCCATGAAAAGACTGCAAGCCCTGGGCATTGGTCTGGGCGGGTTCTTGTTGCGGTGGCGAATCATCCCCCGTTGGCTGCGACGCTACCGAGGCTACCGCAGCATTAACAATGGATTGCAGCGCCTCATCATCCCAGGGTTTGGAAATAAACTGGTGAATCCACTGTTGATTAAAGGCATGGGTAATTTCATTAAAATCACTGTAACCACTGAGAATAATTTTAGTCGCTGTCGGTTGCAGGCCTGCTAGTTGTTCAAACAGTTGAGTGCCGGTAATAACCGGCATCTTTTGATCCGAGATAATCAGGTTGTAGAGGTTGTTCTGGCAGAGCTCCAGTGCCTCTTCCGGACACTGGCACAGGGTGAGTTCATAGTGCCCACTGCGCAATAAACGGTTGAGGGCATTTAATACATTTTGGTCATCATCAACTATCAGAACTGATTTCATAAGGCTCTTTAGGGCTGTAGATATAGAGTGAAGGTGTGTCACCGATATGCTGGGTGATTTCGCCGATTCTTGTAATCATTGACGGGTTTAATTTACTGCCTTTCGCTAATAATAGCCCACCATTGGCATTATGAAAGTCACGGCTTAGCACCATGCCCGGTTGCAGTTGTGCCGCTTCCAGACGCAACTCATTGATAGCGTGGCGGTCATTTTCGACCAGGTAGATCAGGGCCGCTACTGCCTCTGCTGCATACTGCTCGCCCTCACGTTGTGCAATCCAATTCACGGCATCAGTGATGGTTAAGGGTTCCGCCGTAATGGCACCATTAATCAGGGCAAGGTAGTCATTCACCACCGCCAGGATTTTAGCGGGCAGG comes from the Oceanicoccus sagamiensis genome and includes:
- a CDS encoding sigma-54-dependent transcriptional regulator; translation: MKSVLIVDDDQNVLNALNRLLRSGHYELTLCQCPEEALELCQNNLYNLIISDQKMPVITGTQLFEQLAGLQPTATKIILSGYSDFNEITHAFNQQWIHQFISKPWDDEALQSIVNAAVASVASQPTGDDSPPQQEPAQTNAQGLQSFHGLLSANEALNKLFSKVRRAAGSGASVYLYGETGAGKELFAQALHNESPVASGPFIAVNCANFNEQLIESQLFGHVKGAFTGADSNQEGLLAAANGGTLFLDEITTLPPAMQAKMLRVLQEKEYMPVGSTVKKTFDALVLSASNKHLSIAVSEGEFREDLYYRLCVIPLPIPPLRKRGDDALRLFKYFLDQFSAGKSLSSDGVEHTLRHYHWPGNVRQLINVCQYVAAMSESDKITQADLPEDIIATKDVESSDHAAVSTAEVVELTEQSVREALLENNNNKSAAARVLGVSRMTLWRRVKDFNIE